One part of the Xylanimonas allomyrinae genome encodes these proteins:
- the dnaG gene encoding DNA primase, with amino-acid sequence MAGLIKREDVEAVRERARIEEIVSAHVTLKPAGVGSLKGLCPFHDERSPSFHVRPGVGRYHCFGCGESGDVIAYVQKTDGLSFTEAVEYLADRVGVQLRYEDARGGGASGPARREEPGRRQRLLEAHRVAAEFYAEQLVGPGAAAGRKFLAERSFDRADAERFGVGYAPTGWDALMRHLQGKGYTQAELLAAGLVSQGQRGIYDRFRGRLVWPIRDTTGAVVGFGARRLYDEDQGPKYLNTPETVLYKKSQVLYGIDLAKKAIAQSRRVVVVEGYTDVMAAHLSGVEVAVATCGTAFGADHAKVVRRLLGDFAGGGGLQLASGASLGGEIIFTFDGDAAGQKAAVRAFGEDQRFHAQTFVAVADGGMDPCELRLARGPQAVRALVDSRVPLFEFVIRKGVEGHDLDTVEGRVGALREAAPLVAGIRDRAMQLGYTRSLARWIGIDPEDVRREVARAAERPASVPRRPVPPGETGEAPAPRTLPLPDPRDPVARTERMALVAALQYPQHVPPAFDTLDQDAFGAPAWRAVHAAIRAAGGVAVGRTLSGAAWVGAVAQQAGETVAGLVDELAVAPLPEDREDAIGRFVVDVVRALLDLGLTRRIADAKSRLLRLDPDADAAGHRDALQAVLAMEEERRALRGA; translated from the coding sequence ATGGCCGGCCTGATCAAGCGTGAGGACGTCGAGGCGGTCCGCGAGCGCGCGCGCATCGAGGAGATCGTCTCGGCGCACGTCACGCTCAAACCGGCCGGGGTCGGCTCGCTCAAGGGGCTGTGCCCGTTCCACGACGAGCGATCGCCGTCGTTCCACGTGCGGCCCGGCGTCGGGCGTTACCACTGCTTCGGGTGCGGCGAGTCGGGCGACGTCATCGCCTATGTGCAGAAGACCGACGGGCTGAGCTTCACCGAGGCGGTCGAGTACCTGGCCGACCGGGTGGGCGTGCAGCTGCGCTACGAGGACGCGCGCGGCGGCGGGGCGTCGGGTCCGGCGCGCCGCGAGGAGCCGGGCCGCCGCCAGCGGCTGCTCGAGGCTCACCGTGTCGCGGCCGAGTTCTACGCCGAGCAGCTCGTCGGGCCGGGCGCCGCCGCGGGGCGCAAGTTCCTGGCCGAGCGCAGCTTCGACCGCGCCGACGCCGAGCGGTTCGGTGTCGGGTACGCGCCCACCGGGTGGGACGCGCTCATGCGTCACCTTCAGGGCAAGGGGTACACGCAGGCCGAGCTTCTCGCCGCCGGGCTCGTCTCGCAGGGGCAGCGTGGCATCTACGACAGGTTCCGGGGGCGCCTGGTGTGGCCGATCAGGGACACGACGGGCGCCGTCGTCGGCTTCGGCGCGCGGCGCCTGTACGACGAGGACCAGGGGCCGAAGTACCTCAACACGCCCGAGACCGTGCTCTACAAGAAGTCGCAGGTGCTGTACGGGATCGACCTGGCGAAGAAGGCGATCGCGCAGTCCCGGCGCGTCGTGGTGGTCGAGGGGTACACCGACGTCATGGCCGCGCACCTGAGCGGGGTCGAGGTCGCGGTGGCGACCTGCGGGACCGCCTTCGGCGCCGACCACGCCAAGGTGGTGCGGCGCCTGCTGGGCGACTTCGCGGGCGGCGGCGGGCTCCAGCTCGCGTCGGGGGCCTCGCTCGGCGGGGAGATCATCTTCACGTTCGACGGCGACGCCGCGGGCCAGAAGGCGGCCGTGCGTGCCTTCGGCGAGGATCAGCGGTTCCACGCCCAGACGTTCGTGGCCGTCGCCGACGGCGGGATGGACCCGTGCGAGCTGCGGCTGGCGCGCGGGCCGCAGGCGGTGCGGGCCCTGGTCGACTCGCGCGTGCCGCTGTTCGAGTTCGTGATCCGCAAGGGCGTCGAGGGGCACGACCTCGACACGGTCGAGGGGCGCGTCGGCGCGCTGCGCGAGGCCGCGCCGCTGGTGGCCGGCATCCGCGACCGGGCGATGCAGCTCGGCTACACGCGTTCGCTCGCGCGGTGGATCGGCATCGACCCGGAGGACGTGCGGCGCGAGGTCGCGCGCGCGGCGGAGCGCCCGGCGTCGGTGCCGCGGCGCCCGGTGCCGCCGGGGGAGACAGGGGAGGCGCCTGCGCCGCGCACCCTGCCCTTGCCGGACCCGCGCGACCCGGTGGCCCGCACCGAGCGCATGGCCCTGGTCGCCGCGTTGCAGTACCCGCAGCACGTCCCGCCGGCGTTCGACACGCTCGACCAGGACGCGTTCGGGGCTCCGGCGTGGCGGGCCGTGCACGCGGCCATCCGCGCGGCGGGCGGCGTGGCCGTGGGCCGCACGCTCTCGGGGGCGGCCTGGGTCGGTGCGGTCGCCCAGCAGGCGGGCGAGACGGTGGCGGGGCTCGTCGACGAGCTCGCCGTCGCGCCGCTGCCCGAGGATCGCGAGGACGCCATCGGGCGGTTCGTCGTAGACGTGGTGCGCGCGCTGCTCGACCTGGGTCTCACGCGGCGCATCGCCGACGCCAAGAGCCGGCTGCTGCGCCTCGACCCGGACGCCGACGCCGCGGGCCACCGCGACGCGCTCCAGGCGGTGCTGGCGATGGAGGAGGAACGCCGGGCGCTGCGCGGCGCCTGA